Proteins from one Mesorhizobium sp. M9A.F.Ca.ET.002.03.1.2 genomic window:
- a CDS encoding glycosyltransferase family 1 protein, whose protein sequence is MPDDNSDAAIPRIALISTHGYVAANPPLGAADTGGQVVYVLELAKKLAQLGYAVDVWTRRFEDQPAVDDVADGVRVLRVACGGPDFIPKEYLHRHLLEWCENALRLIRRENLSYDFINSHYWDAGVAGQRLSEALNISHIHTPHSLGIWKQRQMKTDYPDKADTFEAEFNFTERIKHETIIYRSCAMVIATTPQQVDMLVEDYSLERDRVHMIPPGYDDNRFFPVSEASRRMIRHRLGFEGRTILALGRLATNKGYDLLIDAFSVVAPRVPDAVLRLAVGGENMDEHEQKILDQLKEQVEQLGLQDRVVFSGYVADEDLADTYRAADLFVLSSRYEPFGMTAIEAMACGTPTVVTIHGGLYRGISYGRHALFGDPFDKEDLGITIVKPMKHPRLYGRLGRMGAHKARSLFTWTGIAQQLVSLVEGRPVLKAVDDHDWDEPWNDGD, encoded by the coding sequence ATGCCGGACGACAACTCGGATGCGGCGATACCTAGAATTGCACTCATTTCAACCCACGGCTACGTTGCAGCAAACCCGCCACTGGGTGCGGCCGATACGGGCGGACAAGTGGTCTATGTCCTGGAACTTGCCAAGAAGCTGGCCCAATTGGGTTATGCTGTCGATGTCTGGACGCGGCGATTTGAAGACCAGCCTGCCGTCGATGACGTGGCGGACGGCGTTCGTGTCCTGCGTGTCGCCTGTGGCGGACCCGATTTTATTCCGAAGGAATATCTCCACCGCCACCTTCTCGAGTGGTGTGAAAACGCGCTGCGCCTGATTCGCAGGGAAAACCTCTCCTACGACTTCATCAACAGCCACTACTGGGATGCGGGCGTGGCGGGGCAGCGACTGTCGGAAGCGCTTAATATCTCGCACATCCATACGCCGCATTCTCTCGGCATATGGAAGCAGCGCCAGATGAAGACGGACTACCCGGACAAGGCCGATACATTCGAGGCCGAGTTCAACTTCACCGAGCGCATAAAGCACGAGACGATTATCTATCGAAGCTGCGCCATGGTGATTGCAACGACGCCGCAGCAGGTGGATATGCTGGTCGAGGACTACAGTCTCGAGCGCGACCGCGTGCATATGATCCCGCCCGGTTACGACGACAACCGGTTTTTCCCGGTCAGCGAGGCTTCGCGCCGGATGATCCGCCATCGGCTTGGCTTCGAGGGGCGAACAATCCTGGCGCTCGGCCGGCTCGCCACCAACAAGGGCTACGACCTGCTGATCGATGCGTTTTCCGTAGTGGCGCCGCGTGTGCCAGATGCCGTCCTGAGGCTCGCTGTCGGCGGCGAGAACATGGACGAGCATGAACAGAAGATCCTCGACCAGCTCAAGGAACAGGTTGAACAGCTAGGCTTGCAGGATCGTGTCGTCTTTTCGGGTTATGTTGCCGACGAGGATCTGGCCGACACCTATCGGGCGGCGGACTTGTTCGTCCTGTCGAGCCGCTACGAGCCGTTCGGCATGACCGCGATCGAGGCAATGGCCTGCGGAACGCCCACCGTGGTCACGATCCATGGTGGCCTCTATCGCGGGATCAGCTATGGCCGGCACGCGCTTTTTGGCGATCCGTTCGACAAGGAAGACCTCGGCATCACGATCGTCAAGCCTATGAAGCACCCGCGCCTTTATGGCCGACTGGGCCGCATGGGTGCGCACAAGGCGCGCAGCCTGTTCACCTGGACAGGCATCGCGCAACAGCTGGTCAGCCTCGTCGAAGGGCGTCCGGTGCTGAAGGCGGTCGACGACCATGATTGGGACGAGCCGTGGAACGACGGCGATTGA
- a CDS encoding HXXEE domain-containing protein, which yields MTQFRTENRSNFSWNCSKPAINQIMFIILAWLFAAVVAIHNLEEAVFLPAWSERAGRWHRPVGAKEFRFAVFVLTVLAGVAALIATVQGRESFGAYVLTGYALAMLLNVTFPHLLVTLAMGRYMPGTATALVLNLPVTAALLHQAFREGYVSSARFTLAGPAVVLAIVLLIPTLFYAGRKLLPNTGRASG from the coding sequence TTGACGCAATTCCGGACGGAAAACCGTTCTAACTTTTCCTGGAATTGCTCTAAACCGGCGATCAATCAAATCATGTTTATCATTCTCGCTTGGCTGTTCGCTGCTGTGGTCGCTATCCACAATCTGGAGGAGGCCGTTTTTCTGCCTGCCTGGTCCGAGCGGGCAGGGCGTTGGCATCGTCCCGTTGGAGCCAAGGAATTCCGGTTCGCGGTGTTCGTACTCACTGTTCTTGCCGGCGTTGCCGCCTTGATCGCCACCGTGCAGGGACGGGAGAGTTTCGGCGCCTACGTCCTGACCGGTTATGCGCTGGCGATGCTGCTCAATGTGACCTTTCCGCATCTCCTCGTCACATTGGCCATGGGCCGCTATATGCCGGGCACCGCGACCGCTCTCGTCCTGAATCTGCCGGTTACCGCCGCCCTGCTGCATCAGGCGTTTCGCGAGGGCTATGTCTCGTCAGCGCGTTTCACCCTGGCGGGACCGGCCGTGGTCTTGGCTATCGTGCTATTGATCCCGACGCTGTTTTATGCCGGACGGAAACTGCTGCCGAATACGGGACGCGCGTCGGGGTAG
- a CDS encoding MerR family DNA-binding transcriptional regulator has product MREYYSITELTREFDVSTRTLRFYEDEGLVQPIRRGRTRLFRPSDRHLIRQIMRGKRLGFSINEIREIIQMYKEPPGEVGQLNLMIKRIEEKREDLRQKRRDLEETLAELDQAEESCVERLVELGVNT; this is encoded by the coding sequence ATGCGGGAATATTATTCGATCACCGAACTGACCCGCGAATTCGATGTTTCGACGCGGACGCTGCGCTTCTACGAGGACGAGGGGCTGGTGCAGCCGATACGACGCGGCCGCACGCGGCTGTTTCGCCCGTCGGACCGACATCTCATCCGCCAGATCATGCGGGGAAAACGGCTCGGCTTTTCGATCAACGAAATCCGTGAAATCATCCAGATGTACAAGGAGCCGCCCGGGGAGGTCGGTCAACTCAATCTGATGATCAAGCGCATCGAGGAAAAGCGCGAGGATCTGCGCCAGAAGCGCCGGGACCTCGAAGAGACCCTGGCCGAACTCGACCAGGCCGAGGAATCCTGCGTCGAGCGGCTGGTGGAGCTCGGCGTCAACACCTGA
- the mgtE gene encoding magnesium transporter, which produces MEGQDEQTTGARAAEDSHADIYGEDGAILSSFLAQIGAAIADRDTLTLKREVDDLHQSELGDLLEALHPEQRRALVELLGADFDFSALTEVDEAIRRDIVDNLPNEQIAQGVQDLDSDDAVYILEDLEKEDQDEILSQLPFTERIRLRRSLDYPEETAGRRMQTEFVAVPPFWTIGQTIDYMREDNNLPDRFSQIFVIDPSFKLLGAIDLDQILRTKRSVKVEEVMHETRHAIPATMDQEEAAREFEQYDLLSAAVVDENERLVGVLTIDDVVDVIQQEAEEDLLRMGGVGDEELSDSIFSTSRSRVPWLLINLGTAFISASVISMFGATIEEMVALAALMPIVASLGGNAGTQTMTVTVRALATRDLDIYNAGRVIRREVVVGLLNGMVIATILGLVAGLWFHNPDLGFVIAAAMIVNMLAAALGGILIPLFLDRLGADPAISSSIFTTMITDVIGFLAFLSLATWWLHLGAGT; this is translated from the coding sequence GTGGAAGGCCAGGACGAACAGACGACCGGCGCCAGGGCCGCTGAGGATAGCCACGCCGACATCTATGGCGAGGACGGCGCCATTCTGTCGTCGTTCCTTGCCCAGATCGGCGCGGCGATCGCCGATCGCGACACGCTGACGCTGAAGCGTGAAGTCGACGACCTGCATCAATCCGAACTCGGCGACCTGCTCGAGGCGCTTCATCCCGAACAGCGCCGCGCGCTGGTCGAACTGTTGGGCGCCGACTTCGACTTTTCCGCGCTGACCGAGGTCGACGAGGCGATCCGCCGCGACATCGTCGACAATCTGCCCAACGAGCAGATCGCCCAGGGGGTGCAGGACCTCGATTCCGACGACGCGGTCTACATTCTCGAGGATCTCGAAAAGGAAGACCAGGACGAGATCCTGTCGCAACTGCCGTTCACCGAGCGGATCAGGCTGCGCCGCTCGCTCGACTATCCCGAAGAGACCGCCGGCCGCCGCATGCAGACGGAGTTCGTCGCGGTGCCGCCGTTCTGGACGATCGGCCAGACCATCGACTACATGCGCGAGGACAACAATCTTCCCGACCGCTTCAGCCAGATTTTCGTCATCGATCCGAGCTTCAAGCTGCTCGGCGCCATCGACCTCGACCAGATCCTGCGCACCAAGCGCTCGGTCAAGGTCGAAGAGGTCATGCATGAGACAAGGCACGCCATTCCGGCCACGATGGACCAGGAAGAGGCGGCGCGCGAATTCGAGCAATACGACCTTCTCTCCGCCGCCGTCGTCGACGAGAACGAGCGGCTTGTCGGCGTGCTGACCATCGACGATGTGGTCGACGTCATCCAGCAGGAGGCAGAGGAAGATCTGCTGCGCATGGGCGGTGTCGGCGACGAAGAATTGTCGGACAGCATTTTCTCGACCTCGCGCTCGCGCGTTCCGTGGCTGCTGATCAATCTCGGGACGGCCTTCATCTCGGCCTCAGTGATCAGTATGTTCGGTGCGACGATCGAGGAAATGGTCGCACTTGCCGCACTGATGCCGATCGTTGCCTCGCTGGGCGGCAATGCCGGCACGCAGACGATGACAGTGACCGTGCGCGCGCTCGCCACACGTGACCTTGATATCTACAATGCCGGTCGCGTCATTCGCCGCGAGGTTGTGGTCGGCCTGCTGAACGGCATGGTCATTGCGACGATCCTCGGGCTGGTCGCCGGCTTGTGGTTTCACAATCCCGATCTCGGTTTCGTCATTGCCGCGGCCATGATCGTCAACATGCTGGCTGCGGCGCTCGGCGGCATTCTGATTCCGCTGTTCCTCGACAGGCTCGGCGCCGATCCGGCGATTTCGTCATCAATCTTCACGACGATGATTACCGACGTTATCGGTTTCCTCGCCTTCCTTAGCCTTGCCACCTGGTGGCTGCATCTGGGCGCGGGAACCTGA
- a CDS encoding HAD-IIB family hydrolase, whose translation MSSDLDGTLAGHPPATLRFRSKWEALDPEHRPVLVYNSGRLADDILNFVDDVGLPAPDYVIGGVGTMLAGPRHSSHLEHFTQRLSQGWSLEKVDAVLGSLKDTVRQPDTYQHAFKSSWYLHDASPDALASIERALDEAGLSVTMIYSSGRDLDILPRSADKGQALAWLCNELGIGLDEVVVAGDTNNDRSMFDLPGARGIVVANALPELRDMARDNPLIYSAKEQFALGVVEGLVHWSVFADARS comes from the coding sequence TTGTCGAGCGATCTCGACGGGACCCTGGCAGGTCATCCGCCGGCGACGTTACGTTTCCGTTCCAAATGGGAAGCGCTCGACCCCGAGCATCGACCGGTTCTCGTCTACAACAGCGGTCGTCTGGCCGACGACATCTTGAACTTCGTCGACGATGTCGGCCTGCCAGCGCCGGACTATGTGATCGGCGGTGTCGGCACGATGCTGGCCGGTCCGCGGCACAGCTCACATCTGGAGCACTTCACCCAGAGGCTTTCGCAAGGCTGGTCTCTTGAAAAGGTCGATGCGGTGCTCGGATCGCTCAAAGACACCGTCCGGCAGCCCGACACCTACCAACACGCCTTCAAATCGAGTTGGTACCTGCACGACGCAAGTCCGGACGCCCTTGCCAGCATCGAGCGCGCTCTGGACGAGGCCGGCCTCTCGGTGACGATGATCTATTCGAGCGGACGCGATCTCGACATCCTGCCGCGTTCAGCAGACAAGGGGCAGGCGCTGGCCTGGCTGTGCAATGAACTCGGCATCGGCCTGGATGAGGTGGTCGTCGCCGGCGATACCAACAACGATCGCAGTATGTTCGACCTGCCGGGCGCGCGTGGGATTGTCGTGGCCAATGCCCTTCCCGAACTGCGTGACATGGCTCGGGACAACCCGCTGATTTACAGCGCCAAGGAACAGTTTGCCCTTGGCGTCGTCGAAGGCCTCGTTCATTGGTCGGTGTTTGCGGACGCCCGATCCTGA
- a CDS encoding response regulator transcription factor, with protein MANVARHQSDLNAESKSTRQVWRILIVEDDVEIARMLGETLTENSMIVEIAESGVRMDAALRNQKFDLIVLDVMLPGENGHSICRRLRTQTNVPILMLTALGEEIDRIFGLEIGADDYMTKPFSARELTARIRALLRRTAYAPDERDRSKVLRFNGWCLDPIRRQLHDPSNARVSTTTHEFDLLLAFCRNAGRVLSREELLGVTHAGLAGPIERSVDVHVSRIRQKIEKDARDPVLLKTVRLGGYIFTATVEEA; from the coding sequence ATGGCAAACGTCGCACGACATCAAAGCGATTTGAACGCCGAGTCCAAATCGACAAGGCAAGTTTGGCGTATCCTCATTGTCGAAGACGATGTCGAAATCGCGCGCATGCTGGGCGAGACGCTCACTGAAAACAGCATGATCGTGGAAATAGCCGAGAGCGGCGTCCGGATGGACGCCGCGCTTCGCAACCAGAAATTCGATCTCATCGTGCTCGATGTCATGCTCCCCGGTGAAAATGGCCACAGCATCTGCCGCCGTCTTCGCACGCAAACGAACGTTCCGATCCTGATGCTGACCGCGCTTGGCGAAGAAATCGACCGTATCTTCGGACTGGAGATCGGCGCTGACGACTACATGACGAAACCGTTCAGCGCGCGCGAGTTGACGGCCAGGATACGGGCGTTGCTGCGACGCACGGCCTATGCTCCCGACGAGCGGGATCGCTCGAAGGTGCTTCGCTTCAACGGCTGGTGCCTCGATCCCATACGCCGGCAATTGCATGATCCGAGCAATGCGCGTGTTTCGACCACGACGCATGAATTCGACCTGTTGCTTGCGTTCTGTCGCAATGCAGGCCGGGTTCTCTCACGCGAGGAACTACTCGGCGTAACCCATGCCGGGCTTGCCGGACCGATCGAGCGAAGCGTCGATGTCCATGTCAGCCGGATCCGCCAGAAGATCGAAAAGGATGCGCGCGATCCGGTGCTTCTCAAAACCGTTCGGCTGGGTGGCTACATCTTCACCGCGACGGTGGAGGAAGCATGA
- a CDS encoding MipA/OmpV family protein, with amino-acid sequence MFAKMDSGMFAGRASLAAMAILFSTHPGAALAADAIAVNSDDFTLPPPEPSRFARFEQKLSDWHVVLGGGAIIVPKYEGSDEFKIMPMPFVTATFLDVVTIDPTGANIAIYKQDRFEFSARLGYEMGRDEDDADRLRGLGDIGMGATVGAKAAVNFGPAEIFAQVDKTIGGSDGLVGEIGIEVSQPLSQSLMISASASAVFADENHMQAYFGVTPEQSARSGLARYDAGAGLKRADFSISATYLLNQNWMVRGEAGIGVLVGDAADSPIVIDKIQPSGMLLVGYRF; translated from the coding sequence ATGTTCGCCAAAATGGACTCTGGAATGTTTGCTGGCAGGGCTTCTCTTGCAGCAATGGCCATCCTGTTTTCAACGCATCCGGGAGCAGCGCTTGCCGCCGACGCCATTGCGGTGAATTCAGACGATTTCACCCTGCCGCCGCCCGAACCTTCTCGTTTCGCGCGTTTCGAACAAAAACTGTCCGACTGGCATGTCGTCTTGGGCGGCGGCGCGATCATCGTTCCGAAGTACGAGGGCAGCGACGAGTTCAAGATCATGCCGATGCCCTTTGTCACGGCGACATTTCTCGACGTGGTGACGATCGATCCGACAGGCGCCAACATCGCCATCTATAAACAAGACCGGTTCGAATTCAGCGCGCGGCTTGGTTATGAAATGGGCCGCGATGAAGACGATGCCGACCGCCTGCGCGGGCTGGGAGACATCGGCATGGGCGCGACCGTCGGCGCGAAGGCCGCCGTGAATTTCGGCCCAGCTGAAATCTTCGCGCAAGTGGACAAGACCATCGGGGGCAGCGATGGTCTGGTGGGCGAGATCGGGATCGAGGTCAGCCAGCCGCTGTCCCAATCATTGATGATCAGCGCCAGCGCTTCCGCCGTCTTCGCCGACGAAAATCACATGCAGGCCTATTTCGGCGTCACGCCGGAACAATCGGCTCGCTCTGGGCTGGCCCGCTACGATGCCGGCGCCGGGTTGAAGCGCGCCGATTTTTCGATCTCCGCCACATATCTGCTCAACCAGAACTGGATGGTACGCGGCGAAGCGGGAATCGGCGTTCTCGTGGGTGACGCGGCCGACAGTCCGATCGTCATCGACAAGATCCAGCCTTCAGGCATGCTTCTCGTCGGATATCGGTTCTGA
- a CDS encoding isoprenylcysteine carboxylmethyltransferase family protein, producing the protein MTDHQPKSGQPKSGQSKPGLIPWPPLIYLVAIAVSIALGLLYPLPWIGGLLGDILFAAGWVALLGVVALWFTAIRTMIRAKTTLHPNAVPNHLVTSGPFAVSRNPIYLANTLLLIGVALVSGIPWFLPLAIIAAFATQKMAIEGEEKVLTAKFGKKYRDYAKRVRRWI; encoded by the coding sequence ATGACCGACCATCAGCCGAAATCGGGGCAGCCGAAATCGGGGCAGTCGAAACCGGGGCTCATACCGTGGCCGCCGCTGATCTACCTCGTGGCCATCGCCGTCAGCATCGCGCTTGGGCTGCTCTATCCGCTGCCATGGATCGGCGGCCTTTTGGGCGACATCCTGTTCGCGGCTGGCTGGGTGGCCTTGCTCGGCGTCGTCGCACTCTGGTTCACGGCGATCCGCACCATGATCCGGGCAAAGACGACGCTCCACCCAAACGCCGTGCCGAACCATCTGGTCACATCAGGCCCCTTCGCCGTCAGCCGCAACCCGATATATCTGGCCAACACGCTGCTGCTGATCGGCGTGGCCCTTGTCTCGGGGATCCCATGGTTCCTGCCGCTGGCGATTATCGCGGCCTTCGCAACGCAGAAGATGGCGATCGAGGGCGAGGAAAAAGTCCTGACGGCGAAATTTGGCAAGAAATACCGGGACTATGCGAAAAGGGTGCGGCGCTGGATCTGA
- a CDS encoding DUF1624 domain-containing protein yields the protein MSIPMPTASVQDPPKLKRIVAIDVARGVALLAMASYHFTWDLEFFGYADPGLTAFGWWKFYARCIASTFLFLVGVSLFLAHGKQIRWNGFWKRFAMVAGSALAISAATRLATPDSFIFFGILHEIALASLLGLAFLRLPALLTLVVAAFVIIAPLYLRSEIFDHPALWWVGLSATNPRSNDYVPLLPWFGAVLAGMAAAKLASASGVLTRLANLTAGRWTNPLVFIGRHSLAFYLIHQPVLIASVWLFSQIMPAPVETRQVTFLKDCQMSCEQSRDTEFCSSYCVCMLDTLEGEAALDRLYRNDQAAEWKAHLGELAGACTAKADSTLMEGGAQ from the coding sequence ATGAGCATTCCTATGCCGACCGCCTCCGTTCAGGATCCGCCGAAGCTGAAGCGAATCGTCGCCATCGACGTGGCCCGCGGCGTCGCCCTGCTTGCCATGGCGAGCTACCACTTCACCTGGGATCTCGAATTCTTCGGCTACGCCGATCCCGGCCTGACCGCCTTCGGCTGGTGGAAATTCTACGCACGCTGCATCGCCTCGACTTTCCTGTTCCTGGTTGGCGTCAGCCTGTTCCTCGCCCATGGCAAACAAATCCGCTGGAACGGCTTCTGGAAACGTTTTGCGATGGTCGCCGGGTCGGCGCTCGCAATATCGGCCGCCACAAGGCTTGCCACCCCGGACAGCTTCATCTTCTTCGGCATCCTGCACGAGATCGCGCTGGCCAGCCTGCTCGGCCTGGCGTTCCTGCGGCTGCCGGCGCTGCTGACGCTTGTTGTTGCGGCTTTCGTCATCATCGCACCCCTCTACCTCAGGTCCGAGATCTTCGACCATCCGGCCCTGTGGTGGGTCGGCCTGTCGGCAACCAATCCGCGCTCCAACGACTATGTCCCGCTGTTGCCATGGTTCGGCGCCGTGCTTGCAGGCATGGCGGCGGCAAAGCTCGCCTCCGCCTCCGGCGTGCTGACGCGGCTGGCAAACCTGACGGCCGGCCGCTGGACCAATCCGCTGGTCTTTATCGGCCGGCACAGCCTCGCCTTCTATCTGATCCACCAGCCGGTGCTGATCGCCTCGGTCTGGCTGTTTTCGCAAATCATGCCGGCGCCGGTCGAAACCAGGCAGGTGACCTTCCTGAAAGATTGCCAGATGTCGTGCGAGCAATCGCGCGACACGGAGTTCTGCTCCAGCTATTGTGTGTGCATGCTCGATACGCTTGAAGGCGAGGCCGCGCTTGATCGGCTCTACCGCAACGACCAGGCTGCGGAATGGAAGGCACATCTCGGCGAACTCGCCGGCGCCTGCACTGCCAAAGCCGATAGCACTTTGATGGAGGGAGGAGCACAATGA
- a CDS encoding ATP-binding protein, giving the protein MRNFIRRSLPQSVRGQLVAIIFVAVIMIMSTGSVIESFTRNIDLPAIDDSVIRATVIAGLLREAPAEARNEILATTARAGLDFKILSKEQIDGIPYSYTQWRNIERFLGFGKRPIEGRWLTIDGQSAFVIGLDQQTILAHFGVPDTLLTSDLVRSLFYKFMAFIALPTLIWLFAVWTVTDPLKRISTAVGSAEIENGDELFVERGSIEMVDLARALNRMRTRIRAMIENRTRMLRSVSHDLRTPLTRLRLRTERMDDNVTRTAMLSDIQHIDDLINETLTYLRNDVSTEKLQRADIASVLQTVCAEFSDVGFSVSYSGPDRLLGWCKPNALARAITNLCDNGVKFASHVTVALTQTDTVARIAVGDDGPGIPVAARTDVFEPFFKEDTSRGIASKHGFGLGLSIVADIIQGHGGKIELQDNQPTGLVVTVDLPNGPSVQPS; this is encoded by the coding sequence ATGAGGAATTTCATCCGCCGCAGCCTGCCGCAGTCAGTGCGTGGACAACTCGTGGCGATCATTTTCGTCGCGGTGATTATGATCATGTCTACCGGATCGGTCATCGAAAGTTTTACGAGGAATATCGACCTGCCCGCTATTGACGACAGTGTCATACGAGCCACCGTGATTGCCGGCTTGTTGCGCGAAGCACCAGCGGAGGCTCGTAACGAGATTCTGGCAACGACAGCTCGTGCGGGCCTGGATTTCAAGATACTTTCGAAGGAACAGATCGACGGTATTCCATATTCTTATACGCAGTGGCGAAACATCGAACGGTTTCTCGGGTTCGGGAAGAGGCCGATTGAGGGGCGATGGCTGACCATCGATGGTCAATCCGCGTTTGTCATCGGCCTGGATCAGCAGACCATCCTGGCGCATTTCGGCGTGCCCGATACCTTACTGACATCAGACCTCGTCCGCTCCTTATTCTACAAGTTTATGGCTTTCATCGCCTTGCCCACCTTGATCTGGCTCTTTGCGGTATGGACCGTGACGGACCCATTGAAACGCATCTCGACGGCTGTCGGTTCGGCCGAGATTGAGAATGGCGACGAGCTTTTCGTCGAACGCGGCTCCATCGAAATGGTCGACCTGGCGCGCGCATTGAACCGGATGAGAACACGTATCCGGGCGATGATCGAAAACCGCACTCGCATGTTGCGCAGTGTCAGCCACGATCTGCGCACGCCTTTGACGCGGCTGCGGCTTCGCACCGAGCGCATGGACGACAACGTCACCCGCACCGCGATGCTGTCCGATATTCAGCACATCGACGATCTGATCAACGAGACCTTGACCTACCTGCGCAACGACGTCTCGACGGAGAAGTTGCAACGCGCCGACATTGCCAGCGTGCTGCAAACCGTCTGCGCCGAATTCTCCGATGTCGGGTTTTCGGTCTCGTACTCCGGACCGGACCGGCTTCTCGGCTGGTGCAAGCCCAATGCGCTGGCGCGTGCGATCACCAATCTCTGCGACAACGGGGTCAAATTCGCCAGCCATGTCACCGTCGCATTGACGCAGACCGACACGGTGGCGCGCATAGCGGTCGGCGACGACGGGCCGGGGATTCCAGTGGCGGCGCGCACCGATGTCTTCGAACCCTTCTTCAAGGAGGACACCTCACGCGGCATCGCGTCGAAGCATGGCTTCGGTCTGGGCCTCTCGATCGTTGCGGACATCATCCAGGGCCACGGCGGCAAGATCGAATTGCAAGACAACCAGCCAACCGGGCTCGTCGTTACCGTCGATCTGCCGAATGGACCAAGTGTCCAGCCGTCATAA